A window of the Isosphaera pallida ATCC 43644 genome harbors these coding sequences:
- a CDS encoding endonuclease MutS2, translated as MIDPHSLEILEFDKIRGLVASYAACSLGKAAAMGLTPLEDLETIRRRQALTTEMAEAIASGLTPPFGGLRDVRAPIRRAMTGATLTADDLCEVAETLRAVGQLDQWLAKIGDQFPRLGGLREGVGEFTGVVVAIEGCLDNRGQVLDTASRRLSNLRREIHQVEEAIQEQLRRMIRSPELRKILRYPNFTMVGHHYVLPVAKEHRGELLGSVHRSSASNETVFIEPQAIAEKSAHLAFLRAREAKEIQRILRFLSAQVGQVGDALLSTLENLGDLDLIHAQGRYSLDFRMAPPDFNTDGRLVLNNARHPLLEDLFRRHPYEPPPRALEVSAPLSVSDSGPETATAAVSAPSAEAGGGHPAPVVERPRRVVTPINLHLGFQFSILVITGPNTGGKTVALKTVALLAAMAQCGLHIPAGQGSQLPVFDDILADIGDEQSLEQSLSTFSSHIRRIRTILSRATPRSLVILDELGAGTDPTEGAALGRAILDELDSIGCLAIVTTHIGDLKTYAFTNPRVENAAVEFDLETLRPMYHLTIGDIGQSNALQIARRLDLPGHVVDRAARYLEQGRGPELPEWDLIQALRKEAEEARKAALEAQAEAERRREALDRKLDDVRRQTENEAKLADARARLQPGDRVVVERFGYDRPGRVVKLDHRKKQAQVMIGQVKWDVPINELIPQLARTPDIPDDSKKKGRIDYAGLDRP; from the coding sequence ATGATCGACCCCCACTCGCTTGAGATTCTCGAATTCGACAAGATTCGTGGGTTGGTGGCCTCCTACGCCGCCTGTTCGCTGGGGAAAGCAGCGGCAATGGGCCTGACCCCGCTGGAAGACCTAGAGACCATCCGCCGTCGCCAGGCGTTGACCACCGAGATGGCCGAAGCGATTGCCTCGGGTCTGACACCACCATTTGGCGGGCTGAGGGATGTGCGCGCCCCGATTCGACGGGCCATGACCGGCGCGACCTTGACCGCCGACGACTTGTGCGAGGTGGCCGAAACGCTGCGAGCCGTCGGCCAACTCGACCAGTGGCTCGCCAAGATCGGCGACCAGTTCCCCCGCTTGGGCGGTCTACGTGAGGGGGTCGGCGAATTCACCGGGGTGGTCGTGGCCATCGAAGGCTGTTTGGATAACCGCGGCCAGGTGCTCGACACCGCCAGCCGACGCCTCTCCAACCTCCGGCGGGAAATCCACCAAGTCGAGGAGGCGATCCAAGAGCAGCTGCGGCGGATGATCCGCTCCCCCGAGCTGCGCAAAATCCTACGCTATCCCAACTTCACGATGGTCGGCCACCATTACGTGTTGCCGGTCGCCAAGGAACACCGCGGCGAGCTTCTCGGCTCCGTCCACCGCTCTAGCGCTAGCAACGAAACCGTGTTCATCGAGCCGCAGGCGATCGCCGAGAAATCGGCCCATCTGGCGTTCCTTCGGGCCCGGGAAGCCAAAGAGATTCAGCGGATTCTGCGTTTTCTCTCAGCGCAGGTCGGCCAAGTGGGCGACGCCTTGCTCAGCACGCTGGAGAATCTGGGCGATCTTGATCTGATTCACGCTCAAGGACGTTACAGCCTCGATTTCCGCATGGCCCCGCCTGACTTCAACACTGATGGTCGGCTGGTCCTCAACAACGCGCGACATCCCTTGCTGGAAGACTTGTTCCGCCGTCACCCCTACGAGCCCCCCCCTCGGGCTCTGGAGGTGTCCGCTCCGTTGTCGGTTTCGGATTCCGGTCCCGAAACGGCGACCGCTGCTGTGTCCGCGCCGTCTGCTGAGGCCGGCGGTGGCCACCCCGCCCCCGTGGTCGAACGACCCCGCCGAGTGGTGACCCCCATCAATCTCCACTTGGGCTTTCAGTTCTCCATCCTGGTTATCACCGGACCCAACACCGGCGGTAAAACCGTGGCGCTCAAAACCGTAGCGCTGCTGGCGGCGATGGCCCAGTGCGGTCTGCACATCCCGGCGGGCCAGGGTTCGCAACTGCCGGTCTTCGACGACATTCTGGCCGACATCGGCGACGAGCAAAGTTTGGAGCAATCGCTCTCGACCTTCTCCTCGCACATTCGCCGGATCAGGACCATCCTGAGCCGAGCCACCCCACGCAGTCTGGTCATTCTAGACGAACTGGGGGCCGGCACCGACCCGACCGAGGGGGCGGCGCTGGGCCGGGCGATTCTGGATGAACTGGATTCAATCGGCTGCCTGGCGATCGTCACGACCCACATCGGCGACCTCAAAACCTATGCGTTCACCAACCCCCGGGTCGAGAACGCGGCGGTCGAGTTCGACCTGGAAACCCTGCGACCAATGTACCATTTGACAATCGGCGACATCGGCCAGTCTAATGCGCTTCAGATCGCCCGGCGTTTGGATCTGCCCGGTCACGTGGTGGACCGCGCGGCCCGTTACCTGGAACAGGGACGTGGGCCGGAACTTCCCGAGTGGGACCTGATCCAAGCCCTACGCAAAGAGGCCGAGGAGGCCCGCAAGGCAGCCCTTGAAGCTCAGGCCGAGGCCGAACGCCGCCGCGAGGCGCTGGATCGTAAGCTCGACGACGTGCGGCGTCAGACCGAGAACGAAGCCAAGCTCGCCGACGCCCGCGCCCGCCTGCAGCCAGGAGACCGGGTGGTGGTCGAGCGTTTCGGTTACGATCGCCCGGGACGGGTGGTCAAGCTCGACCACCGCAAAAAGCAAGCTCAGGTCATGATTGGTCAGGTCAAGTGGGATGTTCCCATCAACGAACTCATCCCTCAACTGGCCCGGACTCCCGACATACCCGACGACTCCAAGAAGAAAGGCCGCATCGACTACGCCGGACTCGATCGCCCCTGA
- a CDS encoding TetR/AcrR family transcriptional regulator — MTPLGTDSTPPDPIKTNNDVSAPGPERNAAGGSGTSNVTAQAILRAAAKVFARVGYDAATVREIAAEAKCGKPMIYYYFKDKAGLARELLLVPILELTARIEQLLAQPLDPVERLERIVGAIVALDRDDDLDRMRFAFATLFSPLNAGFRDQIDKSSCRLIELVDQACQPLVESGRLDPSRRPHLVAAIRGIITVRMLDWLFSNQPSSPELIRRDLELLLYGGLRSEPESGDSPPIER, encoded by the coding sequence ATGACCCCACTTGGAACCGACTCGACTCCTCCCGATCCCATTAAGACCAACAACGATGTCTCCGCCCCTGGCCCAGAACGCAATGCCGCGGGAGGATCGGGTACGTCCAACGTCACGGCGCAGGCGATCCTTCGAGCCGCCGCCAAGGTTTTCGCCAGAGTAGGCTACGACGCGGCGACCGTCCGCGAGATCGCTGCCGAAGCCAAGTGCGGCAAGCCCATGATCTATTACTACTTCAAAGACAAAGCCGGCCTGGCCCGCGAACTGCTGCTGGTCCCGATCCTAGAGTTGACCGCGCGGATCGAACAGTTGTTGGCCCAGCCTCTGGACCCAGTCGAACGATTGGAGCGAATCGTCGGCGCGATAGTGGCGCTGGATCGCGACGACGACCTCGACCGGATGCGGTTTGCCTTCGCCACTCTGTTCAGTCCGCTCAATGCTGGGTTCCGCGATCAGATTGACAAGTCCTCCTGTCGCCTGATCGAGTTGGTCGATCAGGCGTGCCAGCCGTTGGTCGAGTCGGGTCGGTTGGACCCGTCGCGTCGGCCCCACCTGGTCGCGGCGATCCGGGGCATCATCACGGTGCGGATGCTCGATTGGTTGTTCAGCAACCAGCCGTCGAGTCCAGAGTTGATCCGACGCGACCTGGAACTGCTGCTGTACGGTGGTTTGCGCTCCGAGCCCGAATCGGGCGATTCCCCCCCAATCGAACGGTAG
- the metF gene encoding methylenetetrahydrofolate reductase [NAD(P)H], whose protein sequence is MHIRDILDRHSTTFSFEFFPPKTPAAWEELFVTIRELEPLQPSFVSVTYGAGGTTREKTHELILRIQHETNLTAVSHLTCVCHTEAELAAILDRYAESGVENILALGGDPPRSMPDHRREQDAFAHAEGLVRFIRSRTKLPDPRGFGVGVAGFPEGHPACPNRLKEMDYLKAKVDAGADYICTQLFFDNRDFLDFRERCELAGITVPIIAGIMPISTKAGMIRMAELALGARFPAKLLRAVERCGDDDEAVNEVGIHFATEQCLDLLENKVRGIHFYTLNKSDATRRIFKNLGIKNSSVFHSKSSRSAAVESGLTLTAHVG, encoded by the coding sequence ATGCACATCCGCGACATCCTTGACCGCCACTCAACCACCTTCAGCTTCGAGTTCTTCCCACCCAAAACCCCCGCCGCCTGGGAAGAGCTGTTCGTGACCATCCGCGAACTTGAGCCGCTCCAACCCTCGTTTGTTTCGGTCACCTATGGCGCGGGAGGGACAACGCGGGAAAAGACCCACGAATTGATCTTGCGCATTCAACACGAGACCAACCTCACGGCTGTGTCCCATCTTACCTGCGTTTGCCACACCGAGGCGGAACTCGCGGCGATCCTGGACCGTTACGCCGAGTCGGGGGTTGAGAACATTCTAGCTCTGGGCGGCGATCCCCCGCGCTCGATGCCGGATCATCGCCGCGAGCAAGACGCCTTCGCCCACGCCGAAGGTCTGGTCCGCTTCATCCGCAGCCGGACCAAGCTGCCCGACCCTCGAGGCTTTGGGGTGGGGGTCGCCGGGTTTCCCGAAGGCCATCCCGCTTGCCCCAATCGTCTCAAGGAGATGGATTATCTCAAAGCCAAGGTGGACGCCGGGGCCGACTACATCTGCACCCAACTGTTCTTCGACAACCGCGACTTCCTCGACTTCCGCGAGCGTTGCGAACTCGCCGGCATCACCGTGCCGATCATCGCCGGCATCATGCCAATCTCGACCAAGGCCGGCATGATCCGCATGGCCGAACTCGCCCTGGGCGCGCGGTTCCCCGCCAAGCTGCTCCGCGCGGTGGAACGCTGTGGCGACGACGACGAGGCTGTGAACGAGGTGGGCATCCATTTTGCAACTGAACAATGCCTTGACCTGCTGGAGAACAAGGTGCGTGGCATCCACTTCTACACGCTCAATAAGTCGGACGCCACTCGGCGCATTTTCAAGAATCTCGGCATCAAGAATTCGAGTGTTTTCCACTCCAAATCGTCCCGCTCCGCCGCGGTGGAGTCCGGTTTGACCCTGACCGCCCATGTCGGTTGA
- a CDS encoding N(4)-(beta-N-acetylglucosaminyl)-L-asparaginase, with product MRSSSDIPSVGGLSRRGFLATAGVGLAATAIGAQPNRPVGDRRPLVVASGNGLEAVKEAMRLINEGADPLDAAIEGVAIVEADPNDRTVGYGGIPNEDGVVELDSAVMHGPTHSGGAVAALRNIMHPAAVARLVMKRTDHCLLVGEGALRFAKAHGFKEQDLLTEESRKIWLYWKEASNPKDDRIPPPDDELDPIVKEFFGIQADVDKQPINKNDPADPDRDQPQANAAATRKRPRFPRDYGTIHCSALDTHGDLGCVTTTSGLYYKIPGRVGDSPIFGAGLFLDNAIGSAGSTGRGEANLLNLSSFLIIEQLRMGKPPKDAVMTACKRIVEHNVVPRLRDAKGRPKFDVKFYCVTKTGDYAGGTLWAGGRMAVHDGDNARLVDCEPLFDEPLQEWE from the coding sequence TTGAGAAGCTCATCTGACATTCCATCCGTTGGGGGGCTTTCCCGCCGAGGATTCCTGGCGACCGCCGGGGTGGGATTGGCGGCCACTGCGATCGGAGCCCAGCCCAATCGCCCGGTGGGCGACCGTCGCCCACTAGTCGTCGCCAGCGGCAACGGTCTGGAGGCGGTCAAGGAGGCGATGAGGCTGATCAACGAGGGGGCCGACCCACTGGACGCGGCGATCGAGGGCGTGGCGATTGTCGAGGCCGACCCCAACGACCGCACTGTGGGCTATGGCGGCATCCCCAACGAAGATGGCGTCGTGGAACTCGATTCGGCCGTCATGCACGGGCCAACCCACTCCGGGGGCGCGGTCGCCGCGCTACGCAACATCATGCACCCCGCTGCCGTCGCCCGTCTGGTCATGAAACGCACCGACCATTGCCTCCTGGTCGGCGAGGGGGCGCTGCGGTTCGCTAAGGCTCATGGATTCAAGGAACAGGATCTGCTCACGGAGGAAAGCCGCAAAATCTGGCTTTACTGGAAGGAGGCCAGCAACCCCAAGGACGACCGCATCCCTCCACCCGACGACGAACTTGACCCGATCGTGAAGGAATTCTTCGGCATTCAAGCCGATGTGGACAAGCAACCCATCAACAAGAACGATCCGGCCGACCCGGATCGGGATCAACCCCAGGCCAACGCGGCCGCAACCCGCAAGCGGCCGCGGTTCCCGCGCGACTACGGCACGATCCACTGCTCGGCGCTGGACACCCACGGCGACCTCGGCTGTGTGACCACCACCTCGGGTCTTTATTACAAGATTCCCGGACGGGTGGGCGACTCGCCGATTTTTGGGGCGGGTCTGTTTTTGGACAACGCGATCGGCTCGGCGGGTTCGACAGGACGGGGTGAGGCCAACCTGCTGAACCTCTCCAGTTTCCTGATCATCGAGCAGCTTCGGATGGGCAAGCCTCCCAAGGACGCCGTGATGACCGCGTGCAAGCGGATTGTCGAACACAACGTGGTGCCCCGGTTGCGCGACGCCAAGGGTCGTCCCAAGTTCGACGTGAAGTTCTATTGCGTGACCAAGACCGGCGACTACGCCGGCGGCACCCTCTGGGCCGGCGGACGCATGGCGGTCCACGACGGCGACAACGCCCGCCTGGTGGACTGCGAGCCGCTGTTCGATGAACCGCTCCAGGAGTGGGAGTGA
- a CDS encoding HEAT repeat domain-containing protein has product MEVKLAGVEKGRGTKTCRSAWAIVMVLTLSATAGCQATRGRQFARWLDNVASPDPNVRYASYEALGRLGDAAPAATRFEAVRLLALRLTNGGEPAASRAALCRALGQLGVEPPGSSSPEVRSPVARKAILKALDDPSPLVREQACRALGRVGQPEDAIRLAQIMNVDRIGECRLAAIEALGVLRTRDPRVLSLLVEGMEHEDPAIRLASVQSLRSIAGQDLGLNAADWKRWLEAGGPNGHNEAGGTGSSASMLAGSQTTPPRSSLDPAVRPTHSAAGAATTNESPPASLPPLP; this is encoded by the coding sequence ATGGAGGTCAAGCTCGCCGGTGTCGAGAAAGGTCGTGGAACCAAGACGTGTCGATCGGCGTGGGCCATCGTTATGGTGTTGACGCTGAGCGCGACTGCGGGGTGCCAGGCGACCCGGGGGCGTCAGTTCGCCCGTTGGCTGGACAACGTGGCCAGTCCCGACCCGAATGTGCGGTACGCCTCCTACGAGGCGTTGGGGCGTCTGGGCGATGCGGCTCCGGCGGCCACCCGCTTCGAGGCGGTTCGTTTGTTGGCGTTGCGCTTGACCAATGGGGGCGAACCAGCTGCCTCCCGCGCGGCGTTGTGCCGCGCGCTTGGTCAACTTGGGGTGGAACCGCCCGGCAGCTCGAGCCCGGAAGTTCGCTCCCCGGTGGCCCGCAAAGCGATCCTCAAAGCGCTTGACGATCCCAGTCCGTTGGTGCGCGAGCAAGCGTGTCGGGCGCTGGGGCGGGTTGGCCAGCCGGAGGACGCCATTCGTTTGGCTCAAATCATGAATGTCGATCGCATCGGCGAATGCCGCTTAGCGGCGATCGAGGCCCTGGGCGTGTTGCGAACCCGTGACCCCCGAGTTCTGTCGTTGTTGGTGGAGGGCATGGAACACGAAGACCCGGCGATTCGCTTGGCTTCGGTGCAATCGTTGCGATCCATCGCCGGCCAAGACTTGGGATTGAACGCCGCCGATTGGAAACGCTGGCTGGAAGCCGGTGGACCAAACGGCCACAATGAAGCAGGGGGAACCGGCTCCTCCGCGTCGATGCTGGCCGGCAGCCAGACCACTCCCCCTCGCTCGTCGTTGGATCCGGCCGTGAGACCAACCCACAGCGCGGCTGGAGCAGCGACGACCAACGAATCGCCCCCAGCTTCCCTTCCCCCGCTTCCCTGA
- the queG gene encoding tRNA epoxyqueuosine(34) reductase QueG, with translation MSVDDHNLSALATELKAQALGLGFDLAGIAPAVAAPGHDRLLDWLARGRAAGMTYLERHAQARGHPRSVLPEVRSILMVAASYRPRDEAAAPRTPLGSPAQPTDPPRSDASPTGRVARYARGRDYHQVIWKRLDRLAQWLKNRVPGAAARGVADTAPLPERDFARLAGLGWIGKNTMLINTRWGSYTFLGALLTNLDLPPDQPHETDHCGRCTRCLEACPTGAFPEPGVLDARRCIAYWTIEHKGPWLPDGDLEPVAPHGWLFGCDICQEVCPWNRKAPGGTLDELQPLPEWTAPVDLRELVALPPAELARRLKPTAMTRAKRSGLVRNAIHLIAEACQHIQGRAEDHLPSALADDPDPMVSATARALLAAANGVRPSTAPTEDQGRSSPA, from the coding sequence ATGTCGGTTGACGATCATAACCTTTCAGCGCTGGCTACGGAACTCAAGGCTCAGGCGTTGGGATTGGGGTTCGACCTGGCGGGAATCGCCCCGGCGGTCGCAGCTCCAGGACACGATCGTTTGCTAGATTGGCTGGCCCGAGGCCGAGCTGCCGGCATGACCTACCTGGAGCGTCACGCCCAAGCCCGCGGCCACCCGCGTTCCGTGTTGCCCGAGGTTCGTTCAATCCTGATGGTGGCCGCCTCGTATCGACCCCGCGACGAGGCCGCTGCCCCGCGAACTCCCCTTGGTTCTCCCGCCCAGCCAACCGATCCTCCCCGGTCGGACGCTTCCCCCACTGGGCGTGTGGCCCGCTACGCTCGGGGCAGGGATTATCATCAGGTGATCTGGAAACGACTCGATCGCCTGGCCCAGTGGTTAAAAAACCGTGTTCCAGGAGCCGCGGCCCGAGGCGTGGCCGACACTGCGCCCCTGCCCGAACGCGACTTCGCCCGCCTGGCCGGGTTGGGGTGGATTGGCAAGAACACCATGCTGATCAACACCCGTTGGGGCAGTTATACCTTCCTCGGCGCACTGCTGACCAATCTGGACCTTCCGCCCGACCAACCTCACGAGACCGACCACTGCGGACGTTGCACCCGCTGCCTGGAAGCATGTCCCACCGGAGCGTTTCCCGAGCCGGGTGTGTTGGACGCGCGACGTTGTATCGCCTACTGGACTATTGAGCATAAGGGGCCGTGGTTGCCCGATGGCGATCTGGAGCCAGTCGCGCCTCATGGCTGGCTGTTTGGCTGCGACATATGCCAGGAGGTTTGCCCCTGGAACCGCAAGGCCCCAGGCGGAACCCTCGACGAGTTGCAGCCGCTGCCCGAATGGACTGCGCCGGTCGATCTTCGGGAGTTGGTCGCGCTGCCGCCCGCCGAACTCGCTCGTCGCCTCAAACCTACCGCCATGACCCGCGCCAAGCGAAGCGGTTTGGTTCGCAACGCCATTCACCTCATCGCAGAAGCATGTCAGCACATTCAAGGACGTGCGGAGGACCACCTGCCATCCGCGCTCGCCGACGACCCCGATCCGATGGTGTCCGCGACCGCCCGGGCCCTGCTGGCTGCGGCCAACGGCGTCAGACCTTCAACTGCCCCAACCGAGGATCAGGGGCGATCGAGTCCGGCGTAG
- a CDS encoding glycosyltransferase family 4 protein produces the protein MSRSAGIGPNRTAPGRPRLALYEEGNGQGGPGRSVLAIAKAIDPKEFEVHLFGFPGGPYENEDFPVVFHPLNALSPTLAASSLDEAPKRAEASQPTKPLLKSRRVRLPRSLAMTIGAARKAVGLAQLLKHVSAFDLFHTHNTGAEEAPIAGRLAGIPSILGTFHTDPTCDLEGQRRNWWYRSFEHTSNHALTRAIAVSRSAAELWSQRTHLPMDRIEVIHNGIDPRRFQRRCDRLTARRRLAIPGDDPSSSLLVGTMGRLAREKGHDLLIEALARLIRDPSMPDLRLVIAGRGPLEQDLLRLAQRLGVESQVTLLGFHADVQPVLDALDLFVMPSRAETLGYALLEAMATELPTVGTQVGGIPEVIQHGRTGLLAAPNDPDALAQALAALVRDPERRQRMGQEGRQRVIAHFSEETMVSRTIDLYRRLTPPPSR, from the coding sequence ATGTCACGTTCCGCCGGGATTGGACCTAACCGCACGGCACCGGGTCGTCCCCGCTTGGCGTTATACGAAGAAGGCAACGGCCAGGGGGGGCCGGGACGTTCCGTCCTGGCCATCGCCAAGGCGATCGATCCTAAAGAGTTCGAAGTCCACTTGTTCGGATTCCCCGGCGGTCCCTACGAGAACGAGGATTTTCCGGTTGTGTTCCACCCGTTGAACGCGCTGTCTCCTACGTTGGCCGCCTCGTCGTTGGACGAGGCTCCCAAACGCGCGGAGGCGTCCCAACCGACTAAGCCTCTCCTCAAGTCACGTCGGGTTCGTCTTCCCAGATCTCTGGCGATGACAATTGGAGCAGCCCGCAAAGCGGTTGGCTTGGCGCAATTGCTCAAGCACGTCAGCGCGTTTGATCTGTTTCACACTCACAACACGGGAGCTGAGGAGGCTCCGATCGCGGGCCGTCTGGCGGGGATTCCCAGCATTCTTGGAACCTTTCACACCGACCCCACCTGCGACCTGGAAGGTCAACGCCGAAATTGGTGGTACCGAAGCTTTGAACATACCAGCAACCACGCGCTGACCCGGGCGATTGCCGTGAGTCGATCCGCGGCCGAACTTTGGTCTCAGCGCACCCATTTACCGATGGACCGAATCGAAGTCATCCACAACGGCATCGACCCCCGACGTTTCCAACGGCGTTGCGACCGTTTGACCGCGCGGCGACGCCTGGCGATTCCTGGCGACGACCCAAGCTCCAGTCTGCTGGTGGGCACGATGGGGCGCTTGGCGCGCGAGAAAGGGCACGATCTACTCATCGAGGCGCTCGCGCGTTTGATCCGCGACCCATCCATGCCGGACCTTCGACTCGTCATTGCGGGCCGGGGACCGCTGGAGCAGGACTTGCTCCGCTTGGCCCAGAGGTTGGGGGTCGAGAGCCAGGTCACCCTTTTGGGTTTTCATGCGGACGTTCAACCCGTGCTAGACGCCTTGGATCTGTTCGTGATGCCTTCACGCGCCGAAACCCTGGGCTACGCATTGCTGGAAGCAATGGCCACCGAATTGCCCACAGTGGGAACCCAAGTGGGAGGAATCCCCGAAGTCATCCAGCACGGACGAACCGGACTCCTCGCGGCTCCCAACGACCCCGATGCCCTCGCTCAGGCGCTCGCGGCGCTGGTGCGCGACCCGGAACGACGCCAACGCATGGGACAGGAAGGCCGTCAACGAGTCATCGCCCACTTTTCCGAAGAAACGATGGTTTCTCGAACCATCGACCTTTACAGGCGACTCACGCCGCCCCCGTCACGCTGA
- a CDS encoding FkbM family methyltransferase: MIYPELVCRWARLMFRSPALGRLPGVWRIKHHFLDLKRVQFRRSLILTRIEIGDHPQIWIDPNDLIGRTIYFRGAWEAPVARRFLSMIRPGDHVLDIGANIGQYTLLASSAVGPEGRVYAVEASPQMAQRLKVNIEVNLFSNISVIEAAAWDRDEPLILRPGDFDNAGTASVAAPSSQSDGSSEGNAAVTIPGRRLDALLEALGCERIDLIKIDVEGAESRALAGLGRFLTARPPRAIFSEFTCDSTQPEQTAQSQALHRQLVAAGYTARLADNPEGQEFQPDATPTTTRQEAVVYLLSDGVNAASLPNPIDSRRT, translated from the coding sequence ATGATTTACCCCGAACTGGTTTGTCGCTGGGCGCGTTTGATGTTCCGCTCGCCGGCACTCGGGCGTTTGCCAGGCGTCTGGCGGATCAAACACCATTTTCTGGATCTCAAACGTGTTCAGTTTCGTCGATCCTTGATTCTAACTCGAATCGAAATAGGCGATCATCCTCAAATCTGGATCGACCCGAACGACCTCATCGGCAGAACCATTTACTTTCGAGGCGCGTGGGAAGCCCCGGTCGCTCGGCGGTTTTTGAGCATGATCCGGCCAGGGGACCACGTTCTGGACATTGGAGCCAACATTGGCCAATACACGCTGCTGGCGAGTTCGGCAGTGGGACCCGAGGGACGGGTTTACGCGGTCGAAGCCTCGCCTCAGATGGCCCAACGCTTGAAAGTCAACATCGAAGTCAATCTGTTTAGCAATATCAGTGTGATCGAAGCCGCCGCCTGGGACCGCGACGAACCCTTGATCCTGCGTCCCGGCGACTTCGACAACGCCGGCACCGCCTCAGTGGCTGCGCCTTCCAGCCAGTCCGACGGCTCATCGGAGGGCAACGCCGCGGTCACCATCCCCGGCCGACGGTTGGACGCCCTGCTCGAGGCGCTTGGTTGCGAACGAATCGATCTCATCAAGATCGACGTGGAGGGGGCCGAATCGCGTGCTTTGGCTGGTTTGGGACGCTTCCTCACCGCCCGCCCCCCGCGGGCCATTTTTTCCGAGTTCACCTGCGACTCGACCCAACCCGAACAGACTGCCCAATCGCAGGCGCTCCATCGCCAACTTGTCGCCGCAGGCTACACGGCCCGCCTCGCGGACAACCCCGAGGGGCAGGAGTTTCAACCGGACGCGACCCCGACCACGACCCGCCAAGAGGCGGTCGTCTATCTCTTGTCGGACGGCGTGAACGCGGCCTCCCTGCCCAATCCGATCGATTCGCGTCGAACCTGA